One genomic region from Pseudoduganella dura encodes:
- a CDS encoding HDOD domain-containing protein, protein MHQPDHDIRNRLLTARLPAMPQILIRLIEILQRDDTGMPELAALIAKDAGMTGKILSVANSSAYHRASRTAGLEPALAALGTDMIKTLVISESVFQTFNSFPHAGSADLRAFWKHALGAAVVARDIARMMNYPHVEEAYLAGLLHNVGRLALLAAAPRDYGVNFMARDDADLCAVEQRTLQITHAEAGAWLIERWDLDSFLADSVLYHHEPVERLAPAHPLIRIVRLAHLLVHHPEAGDMTGTMAGYCGLAPRDLDAIQKGAARQVQKAADYLGIDLAGADDVPALPAVMPAPPVDPVQARLQEEMRNMMLVAEMGQAFARQQKHGEAALLDAVTRSARILFDLGTTIVLLQDPAGTALAGAAASGQQGRLAGFSIPLGRGGLIAAAAAAGEPVLLTRGAQPLGIAEEQLFRILGTEAMVCVPLATGQRRVGVLLGGVAPWQLPALQRRERFLQAFGGQAAAALAAAGAEQGEAQRRIEHVAQEYRDASRRVVHEVNNPLSIIKNYLSVLDDKLARREPVVAEMSVLNEEIDRVGQLIHGLADMQPSGGGGVTNIARVVDDVLRLFRTTGFIPAAVQVLVRMQDDPAEIEGDADMLKQVLVNLVKNAVEAMPAGGRIEIANRGHLVRERRLYVELVVADSGPGLAPDVLANLFAETRSTKEGRHHGLGLSIVHGLVQKLNGHISCRSGRDGTTFEILLPARGRDTRLAVLPAREMDVITGANTGANTDAIQG, encoded by the coding sequence ATGCATCAACCAGACCACGATATTCGCAACCGCCTGCTGACCGCGCGGCTGCCGGCCATGCCGCAGATCCTGATCAGGCTGATCGAGATATTGCAGCGGGACGACACCGGCATGCCCGAACTGGCGGCGCTGATCGCCAAGGATGCGGGGATGACGGGCAAGATCCTGTCCGTTGCCAACAGTTCCGCCTACCATCGCGCCAGCCGCACCGCCGGGCTGGAGCCGGCGCTCGCCGCGCTCGGCACGGACATGATCAAGACGCTGGTGATCAGCGAATCCGTCTTCCAGACCTTCAACAGCTTTCCCCATGCCGGCAGCGCCGACCTGCGCGCGTTCTGGAAGCATGCGCTGGGCGCCGCCGTCGTTGCGCGCGATATCGCTCGGATGATGAACTATCCGCACGTCGAGGAAGCCTACCTGGCCGGCCTGCTGCACAACGTGGGCCGCCTGGCGCTGCTGGCCGCCGCGCCGCGCGACTACGGCGTGAACTTCATGGCGCGCGACGACGCCGACCTGTGCGCCGTCGAACAACGCACGCTGCAGATCACGCATGCCGAGGCGGGCGCATGGCTGATCGAGCGCTGGGACCTCGATTCGTTCCTGGCCGACAGCGTGCTGTATCACCATGAACCGGTCGAACGCCTGGCACCGGCGCATCCGCTGATCCGCATCGTGCGGCTGGCGCACCTGCTCGTGCATCACCCGGAAGCCGGCGACATGACCGGCACCATGGCGGGCTACTGCGGGCTTGCGCCGCGCGACCTGGATGCGATCCAGAAAGGCGCCGCGCGCCAGGTGCAGAAGGCGGCCGATTACCTGGGCATCGACCTGGCAGGGGCGGACGACGTGCCCGCGCTGCCGGCCGTGATGCCGGCGCCGCCGGTGGACCCGGTGCAGGCGCGCCTGCAGGAAGAAATGCGCAACATGATGCTCGTCGCCGAGATGGGCCAGGCGTTCGCGCGCCAGCAAAAGCATGGCGAGGCGGCATTGCTGGACGCGGTCACGCGCTCGGCGCGCATCCTGTTCGACCTCGGCACCACCATCGTGCTGCTGCAGGATCCCGCCGGAACCGCGCTGGCCGGCGCCGCCGCGAGCGGGCAGCAGGGGCGTCTCGCCGGCTTTTCGATCCCGCTGGGCCGCGGCGGCTTGATCGCCGCGGCCGCCGCGGCCGGGGAGCCGGTGCTGCTCACGCGCGGCGCGCAGCCGCTGGGCATCGCCGAGGAACAGCTGTTCCGCATCCTCGGCACCGAAGCGATGGTGTGCGTGCCGCTGGCCACCGGCCAGCGCCGCGTGGGCGTGCTGCTGGGCGGCGTGGCGCCATGGCAGCTCCCGGCGCTGCAGCGGCGCGAGCGCTTCCTGCAGGCGTTCGGCGGCCAGGCCGCGGCCGCGCTGGCGGCGGCGGGGGCCGAACAGGGCGAAGCGCAGCGCCGCATCGAGCATGTGGCGCAGGAATACCGCGATGCGTCGCGCCGCGTGGTGCACGAGGTGAACAATCCGCTGTCGATCATCAAGAACTACCTGTCCGTGCTCGATGACAAGCTGGCGCGGCGCGAGCCGGTCGTTGCCGAGATGTCGGTCCTGAACGAAGAGATCGACCGCGTGGGCCAGCTGATCCACGGCCTGGCGGACATGCAGCCATCCGGGGGCGGCGGCGTGACGAACATCGCGCGCGTGGTGGACGATGTGCTGCGTCTGTTCCGCACCACCGGTTTCATTCCGGCGGCGGTGCAGGTGCTGGTGCGCATGCAGGACGACCCGGCCGAGATCGAGGGCGATGCCGATATGCTGAAGCAGGTTCTCGTCAACCTGGTGAAGAACGCGGTCGAGGCCATGCCGGCCGGCGGCCGGATCGAGATCGCGAACCGCGGGCACCTGGTGCGCGAGCGCAGGCTGTACGTGGAACTGGTGGTGGCCGACAGCGGCCCGGGCCTGGCACCGGACGTGCTGGCCAACCTGTTCGCGGAAACAAGGAGCACCAAGGAAGGCCGGCATCATGGCCTCGGGCTGTCGATCGTGCACGGCCTGGTGCAGAAACTGAACGGGCACATTTCCTGCCGCAGCGGCCGGGATGGCACCACCTTTGAAATCCTGCTGCCGGCGCGCGGCAGGGATACCAGGCTCGCGGTGCTGCCCGCGCGCGAAATGGACGTAATCACAGGCGCGAATACAGGCGCGAATACGGACGCAATCCAAGGATGA
- a CDS encoding putative bifunctional diguanylate cyclase/phosphodiesterase, translating into MNVNHDPGHPAHLPRLLLVDDEPRLLSSLYELLRDRDYHLVTATCGGEALEHLERMAFDLVLLDLRLPDIGGHQIMDIINARHYDCDVIVMSGETGIDAAIGALKRGAYDYLRKPYSREELLKTVENALQQRRLAADNGRIAERLETSEKMYRYLVDSSPDIIYTLDHEGRFTFVNDRAWQLLGFTREELIGKHYSFVVHDEDLDRARYVFNERRVDERASRNVELRLKCNTVHGAANGERTFTNTLMTISLNAVGMHLPEGATAKHRQREFFGTYGVARDITDRKRAEEMISYQAYHDILTDLPNRMLFKDRLSLAVIQAKRKRSELAVMFIDLDRFKLVNDTLGHVKGDELLQQAAQRLKGCLRRGDTLARQGGDEFTIVLPELRDHADAKALAEKFLDTLQKPFDLDGHVVHISASIGIAVYPNDGETIDELLRHADIAMYQVKALGKNGHSFYHASMLDMSHQKIALEQALRRALENGELEMYYQPQVDVATGRIIGAEGLMRWNHPQRGLLSAGEFLPFAEENGLMLPLSDWMLGALCGDLLAWNEAGGNALRMSLNLSPQYLDRGDFFEKMRSALTRFGISPAQIEVEITENICIRNPQYAIEQLNKLCQLGVSVAIDDFGTGYSSLAYLHRFPIHTIKIDQSFVKEIHDGNGHYPVILAIISIARGLGLHLVAEGVETEVQARYLQANGCITMQGYLYHRPMPLASFIGVLAAQNMSQGWVQAGVAPPLAIRA; encoded by the coding sequence ATGAACGTGAACCACGACCCGGGCCACCCCGCCCACCTGCCGCGCCTGCTGCTGGTCGACGACGAGCCACGCCTGCTGTCCTCGCTGTACGAACTGCTGCGCGACCGCGACTATCACCTGGTGACGGCCACCTGCGGCGGCGAGGCGCTGGAGCACCTGGAACGCATGGCGTTCGACCTGGTGCTGCTGGACCTGCGCCTGCCCGATATCGGCGGGCACCAGATCATGGACATCATCAACGCCAGGCACTACGACTGCGACGTCATCGTGATGAGCGGCGAGACCGGCATCGATGCCGCGATCGGCGCGCTCAAGCGGGGTGCCTATGACTACCTGCGCAAACCGTACAGCCGCGAAGAGCTGCTCAAGACGGTGGAGAACGCACTGCAGCAGCGCCGCCTGGCCGCCGACAACGGGCGCATCGCCGAACGGCTGGAAACCTCGGAAAAGATGTACCGCTACCTGGTGGACAGCTCGCCGGACATCATCTACACGCTGGACCACGAAGGCCGCTTCACGTTCGTCAACGACCGTGCCTGGCAGTTGCTGGGCTTTACGCGCGAAGAGCTGATCGGCAAGCATTACTCGTTCGTGGTGCACGATGAAGACCTGGACCGCGCGCGCTATGTCTTCAACGAGCGCCGGGTGGACGAGCGCGCATCGCGCAACGTGGAGTTGCGGTTGAAGTGCAACACGGTGCACGGCGCCGCCAACGGCGAGCGCACGTTCACCAACACGCTGATGACGATCTCGCTGAACGCGGTCGGCATGCACCTGCCCGAAGGCGCCACGGCAAAGCACCGGCAGCGCGAATTCTTCGGCACCTACGGCGTGGCGCGCGACATCACGGACCGCAAGCGCGCCGAGGAAATGATTTCCTACCAGGCCTATCACGATATCCTGACGGACCTGCCGAACCGCATGCTGTTCAAGGACCGCCTCAGCCTGGCCGTGATCCAGGCCAAGCGCAAGCGGAGCGAGCTGGCCGTGATGTTCATCGACCTGGATCGCTTCAAGCTCGTCAACGATACGCTGGGCCATGTGAAGGGCGACGAGCTGCTGCAGCAGGCCGCCCAGCGGCTGAAGGGCTGCCTGCGCCGCGGCGACACGCTGGCGCGCCAGGGCGGCGACGAGTTCACGATCGTGCTGCCCGAACTGCGCGACCATGCCGATGCCAAGGCCCTGGCCGAGAAGTTCCTCGACACGCTGCAAAAGCCGTTCGATCTCGACGGCCACGTGGTGCACATCTCGGCATCGATCGGTATCGCCGTCTACCCGAACGACGGCGAAACGATCGACGAACTGCTGCGCCATGCCGACATCGCGATGTACCAGGTGAAGGCGCTGGGCAAGAACGGCCACAGCTTCTACCACGCCTCGATGCTGGACATGTCGCACCAGAAGATCGCGCTCGAACAGGCGCTGCGCCGCGCGCTCGAGAACGGCGAGCTGGAAATGTATTACCAGCCGCAGGTGGATGTGGCGACCGGCCGCATCATCGGCGCCGAGGGGCTGATGCGCTGGAATCATCCGCAGCGCGGCCTGCTGTCGGCCGGCGAATTCCTGCCGTTCGCGGAAGAGAACGGCCTGATGCTGCCGCTGTCGGACTGGATGCTGGGCGCACTGTGCGGCGACCTGCTGGCATGGAACGAAGCCGGCGGCAACGCGCTGCGGATGTCGCTGAACCTGTCGCCGCAATACCTGGACCGCGGCGACTTCTTCGAGAAGATGCGCAGCGCGCTGACGCGCTTCGGCATCTCGCCGGCGCAGATCGAAGTGGAAATCACCGAGAACATCTGCATCCGCAATCCGCAATACGCGATCGAACAGCTCAACAAGCTGTGCCAGCTGGGCGTGTCGGTGGCGATCGACGACTTCGGCACCGGTTATTCGTCGCTGGCTTACCTGCACCGGTTCCCGATCCACACGATCAAGATCGACCAGAGCTTCGTGAAGGAGATCCACGACGGGAACGGGCATTATCCGGTGATCCTGGCGATCATCTCGATCGCGCGCGGGCTGGGGCTGCACCTGGTGGCAGAAGGCGTGGAAACCGAAGTGCAGGCACGCTACCTGCAAGCGAACGGCTGCATCACGATGCAGGGCTACCTGTATCACCGGCCGATGCCGCTGGCATCGTTCATCGGCGTGCTGGCGGCGCAGAACATGTCGCAGGGCTGGGTGCAGGCCGGCGTTGCGCCGCCGCTCGCGATCCGGGCCTGA